ATCCACAACCTGAACTCCACCGACGCACAGGCGGGTCAGCCAAATCTCAAGGCTGCTATGCGTAAAGGCTTGACGGGTTGCGGCTTCGATTGCTCTGGCCTGCTCCACTGACTCGCACAGGGCAAAGACGGTGGGCCCAGAGCCGGACATCATCGCCCCTAAAGCTCCTTGTGTCTCTAGGTAGCTGCGCAACTGGGCCACAGGTTCGTGAGCTGGTAAGACTACTTTCTCCAGGTCGTTGTAGAGGAAGCGTCCAATGCGGCCAAAGTCACGGGCCGCTACCGCACTCAGCATCTGGCTAGAATAACCGCGCAACTCCTTAATCTCGGCTTCGCTGTGCTTAAAGTGAGCGCGGAAGCTTTGATAAGCCCAGGCAGTTGAGACACTTAAATCTCGGAACTTGCACACCACTACCGGCAGCCCATCTAGATCCGGCAGAGGGGTCAGAATCTCACCTCGGCCAACGGCCAGTGCTGTGCCTC
This genomic window from Leptolyngbya sp. FACHB-261 contains:
- the ispE gene encoding 4-(cytidine 5'-diphospho)-2-C-methyl-D-erythritol kinase, whose translation is MRPYCLKAPAKINLYLEIVGDRPDGYHEVVMVLQSIDLTDEIELRPLRGHAIQLHCNHPQVPQDASNLAWKAAALMQQRYPDCGGVEIKIRKEIPVGAGLAGGSGNAAAVLVGLSLMWGLGLTHTELQEIGSALGSDVPFCITGGTALAVGRGEILTPLPDLDGLPVVVCKFRDLSVSTAWAYQSFRAHFKHSEAEIKELRGYSSQMLSAVAARDFGRIGRFLYNDLEKVVLPAHEPVAQLRSYLETQGALGAMMSGSGPTVFALCESVEQARAIEAATRQAFTHSSLEIWLTRLCVGGVQVVDG